The following are encoded together in the Prionailurus viverrinus isolate Anna chromosome B3, UM_Priviv_1.0, whole genome shotgun sequence genome:
- the NFKBIA gene encoding NF-kappa-B inhibitor alpha: protein MFQPAEHAQDWAMEGPRDALKKERLLDDRHDSGLDSMKDEEYEQMVKELREIRLEPQEAPRGTEPWKQQLTEDGDSFLHLAIIHEEKALTMEVVRQVKGDLAFLNFQNNLQQTPLHLAVITNQPEIAEALLEAGCDPELRDFRGNTPLHLACEQGCLASVGVLTQTCRTQHLYSILQATNYNGHTCLHLASIHGYLGIVELLVSLGADVNAQEPCNGRTALHLAVDLQNSDLVSLLLKCGADVNRVTYQGYSPYQLTWGRPSTRIQQQLGQLTLENLQMLPESEDEESYDTESEFTEDELPYDDCVLGGQRLTL, encoded by the exons ATGTTTCAACCCGCCGAGCACGCCCAGGACTGGGCCATGGAGGGTCCCCGGGACGCGCTCAAGAAAGAGCGGCTGCTGGACGACCGCCACGACAGCGGCCTGGACTCCATGAAGGACGAGGAGTACGAGCAGATGGTGAAGGAGCTGCGGGAGATCCGGCTTGAGCCCCAGGAGGCGCCGCGCGGCACCGAGCCCTGGAAGCAGCAGCTCACCGAGGACGGAGACTC GTTCCTGCACTTGGCCATCATCCATGAAGAGAAGGCATTGACCATGGAAGTAGTCCGCCAAGTGAAAGGAGACCTGGCCTTCCTCAATTTCCAGAACAACCTGCAGCAG ACTCCACTCCACTTGGCTGTGATCACCAACCAACCAGAAATTGCTGAGGCACTTCTGGAAGCTGGCTGTGATCCTGAGCTCCGAGACTTTCGAGGAAATACCCCCCTACACCTCGCCTGTGAGCAAGGCTGCCTGGCCAGTGTGGGAGTCCTGACTCAGACCTGCAGGACCCAGCACCTCTACTCCATCTTGCAGGCCACCAACTACAATG GTCACACATGTCTACACTTAGCCTCTATCCATGGCTACCTGGGCATCGTGGAGCTTTTGGTGTCTTTGGGTGCTGATGTCAATGCTCAG GAGCCCTGTAATGGCCGAACTGCCCTCCACCTTGCAGTGGACCTGCAGAATTCCGACCTCGTGTCGCTTTTGTTGAAGTGCGGGGCTGATGTCAACAGAGTCACCTACCAAGGCTACTCCCCATACCAGCTCACCTGGGGCCGTCCAAGTACACGGATACAGCAGCAGCTGGGCCAGCTGACCCTAGAAAACCTTCAGATGCTGCCAGAGAGCGAGGATGAGGAGAGCTACGACACGGAGTCAGAGTTCACAGAGGACGAG CTGCCCTATGATGACTGTGTGCTTGGAGGCCAACGCCTGACGTTATGA